In the Sebastes fasciatus isolate fSebFas1 chromosome 20, fSebFas1.pri, whole genome shotgun sequence genome, one interval contains:
- the ppm1bb gene encoding protein phosphatase 1bb isoform X3 has product MGAFLDKPKTEKHSAHGEGNGLRYGLSSMQGWRVEMEDAHTAVVGLPHGLTDWSFFAVYDGHAGSRVANYCSGHLLEHILSGGADFSSGSGSVEGVKDGIRSGFLNIDEYMRSFSDLRQGLDRSGSTAVCVLLSPTHLYFINCGDSRAVLSRDTKVGFSTQDHKPCNPREKERIQNAGGSVMIQRVNGSLAVSRALGDYDYKCVDGKGPTEQLVSPEPEVCVLERAAEGDEFVVLACDGIWDVMSNEELCEFVRSRLLVCDDLEKVCNSVVDTCLHKGSRDNMSVVVVCLPGAPKISEEAVKKEEELDKYLETRVEELLVSCGEAGVPDLVSVLRSIATENIPNLPPGGGLASKRSVIEAVYNKLNPHREEEGSAGELEDPW; this is encoded by the exons ATGGGTGCATTCCTGGACAAGCCGAAGACGGAGAAGCATAGTGCCCACGGCGAGGGCAATGGGCTGCGTTATGGCCTGAGCTCCATGCAGGGCTGGCGGGTGGAGATGGAGGACGCCCACACAGCTGTGGTGGGCCTCCCCCATGGACTCACCGACTGGTCCTTCTTTGCAGTCTACGATGGCCATGCAGGCTCCCGGGTGGCCAACTACTGCTCCGGCCACTTGCTGGAACACATCTTGTCAGGAGGGGCCGACTTCAGTTCAGGATCCGGCTCCGTGGAGGGCGTGAAGGACGGCATCCGCTCGGGCTTCCTGAACATTGACGAGTACATGCGCAGCTTCTCTGACCTGCGGCAGGGCCTGGACCGCAGCGGATCAACGGCCGTGTGCGTGTTGCTCAGCCCGACCCACCTCTACTTCATTAACTGCGGCGACTCGCGGGCCGTGCTGAGTCGAGACACCAAGGTGGGCTTCTCCACCCAGGACCACAAGCCCTGCAACCCCCGTGAAAAGGAGCGCATCCAGAACGCTGGCGGCTCAGTCATGATCCAGAGGGTAAACGGCTCCCTGGCTGTGTCCCGGGCCCTGGGGGACTACGACTACAAATGTGTGGATGGTAAGGGCCCCACGGAGCAGCTGGTGAGCCCCGAGcccgaggtgtgtgtgttggagcgGGCGGCCGAAGGAGACGAGTTTGTGGTGCTGGCGTGTGATGGAATCTGGGATGTCATGTCCAACGAGGAGCTGTGTGAATTTGTCCGCTCACGACTCCTGGTGTGTGATGACCTGGAGAAGGTCTGTAACTCAGTGGTGGACACCTGTCTGCATAAG GGGAGCAGGGACAATATgagtgtggtggtggtgtgtttaCCCGGAGCTCCCAAGATCTCAGAGGAGGCTgtgaagaaagaagaggagTTGGATAAGTACCTGGAGACCCGTGTTGAGG agCTACTGGTCAGCTGTGGGGAGGCGGGAGTCCCTGACCTGGTGTCTGTCCTGAGGAGCATTGCCACAGAGAACATCCCCAACCTTCCACCTGGCGGAGGCCTGGCCAGCAA ACGGAGTGTGATCGAGGCGGTGTACAACAAGCTGAACCCTCACAGAGAAGAGGAAGGG AGTGCCGGTGAGCTGGAAGACCCCTGGTAG
- the ppm1bb gene encoding protein phosphatase 1bb isoform X1 encodes MGAFLDKPKTEKHSAHGEGNGLRYGLSSMQGWRVEMEDAHTAVVGLPHGLTDWSFFAVYDGHAGSRVANYCSGHLLEHILSGGADFSSGSGSVEGVKDGIRSGFLNIDEYMRSFSDLRQGLDRSGSTAVCVLLSPTHLYFINCGDSRAVLSRDTKVGFSTQDHKPCNPREKERIQNAGGSVMIQRVNGSLAVSRALGDYDYKCVDGKGPTEQLVSPEPEVCVLERAAEGDEFVVLACDGIWDVMSNEELCEFVRSRLLVCDDLEKVCNSVVDTCLHKGSRDNMSVVVVCLPGAPKISEEAVKKEEELDKYLETRVEELLVSCGEAGVPDLVSVLRSIATENIPNLPPGGGLASKRSVIEAVYNKLNPHREEEGSLTPGVSPQACAGGEEESEEGGGSTAAHLLEALRQFRLHHRGQYHSVLEESLATYHLRGESTEEGVGEGRRTSDDDGNGDDNGGQQQPATPPSPPPSPATAEPEASQDAPAPESDPSSD; translated from the exons ATGGGTGCATTCCTGGACAAGCCGAAGACGGAGAAGCATAGTGCCCACGGCGAGGGCAATGGGCTGCGTTATGGCCTGAGCTCCATGCAGGGCTGGCGGGTGGAGATGGAGGACGCCCACACAGCTGTGGTGGGCCTCCCCCATGGACTCACCGACTGGTCCTTCTTTGCAGTCTACGATGGCCATGCAGGCTCCCGGGTGGCCAACTACTGCTCCGGCCACTTGCTGGAACACATCTTGTCAGGAGGGGCCGACTTCAGTTCAGGATCCGGCTCCGTGGAGGGCGTGAAGGACGGCATCCGCTCGGGCTTCCTGAACATTGACGAGTACATGCGCAGCTTCTCTGACCTGCGGCAGGGCCTGGACCGCAGCGGATCAACGGCCGTGTGCGTGTTGCTCAGCCCGACCCACCTCTACTTCATTAACTGCGGCGACTCGCGGGCCGTGCTGAGTCGAGACACCAAGGTGGGCTTCTCCACCCAGGACCACAAGCCCTGCAACCCCCGTGAAAAGGAGCGCATCCAGAACGCTGGCGGCTCAGTCATGATCCAGAGGGTAAACGGCTCCCTGGCTGTGTCCCGGGCCCTGGGGGACTACGACTACAAATGTGTGGATGGTAAGGGCCCCACGGAGCAGCTGGTGAGCCCCGAGcccgaggtgtgtgtgttggagcgGGCGGCCGAAGGAGACGAGTTTGTGGTGCTGGCGTGTGATGGAATCTGGGATGTCATGTCCAACGAGGAGCTGTGTGAATTTGTCCGCTCACGACTCCTGGTGTGTGATGACCTGGAGAAGGTCTGTAACTCAGTGGTGGACACCTGTCTGCATAAG GGGAGCAGGGACAATATgagtgtggtggtggtgtgtttaCCCGGAGCTCCCAAGATCTCAGAGGAGGCTgtgaagaaagaagaggagTTGGATAAGTACCTGGAGACCCGTGTTGAGG agCTACTGGTCAGCTGTGGGGAGGCGGGAGTCCCTGACCTGGTGTCTGTCCTGAGGAGCATTGCCACAGAGAACATCCCCAACCTTCCACCTGGCGGAGGCCTGGCCAGCAA ACGGAGTGTGATCGAGGCGGTGTACAACAAGCTGAACCCTCACAGAGAAGAGGAAGGG AGTCTGACCCCTGGCGTGTCACCTCAGGCCTGTgcggggggagaggaggagagtgaggAGGGAGGTGGCAGCACGGCGGCTCATCTGCTGGAGGCTCTGAGGCAGTTCCGCCTGCACCACCGGGGGCAGTACCACTCGGTGCTGGAGGAGTCCCTGGCCACCTACCACCTGCGGGGGGAGAGCACTGAGGAGGGAGTAGGGGAGGGCAGGAGGACCTCCGATGACGACGGCAACGGCGACGACAACGGCGGCCAGCAGCAGCCCGCCACCCCTCCCTCGCCCCCACCCTCACCCGCCACTGCAGAGCCGGAGGCCAGCCAAGATGCGCCCGCCCCTGAGTCCGATCCCTCCTCTGACTGA
- the ppm1bb gene encoding protein phosphatase 1bb isoform X2 — translation MGAFLDKPKTEKHSAHGEGNGLRYGLSSMQGWRVEMEDAHTAVVGLPHGLTDWSFFAVYDGHAGSRVANYCSGHLLEHILSGGADFSSGSGSVEGVKDGIRSGFLNIDEYMRSFSDLRQGLDRSGSTAVCVLLSPTHLYFINCGDSRAVLSRDTKVGFSTQDHKPCNPREKERIQNAGGSVMIQRVNGSLAVSRALGDYDYKCVDGKGPTEQLVSPEPEVCVLERAAEGDEFVVLACDGIWDVMSNEELCEFVRSRLLVCDDLEKVCNSVVDTCLHKGSRDNMSVVVVCLPGAPKISEEAVKKEEELDKYLETRVEELLVSCGEAGVPDLVSVLRSIATENIPNLPPGGGLASKRSVIEAVYNKLNPHREEEGACAGGEEESEEGGGSTAAHLLEALRQFRLHHRGQYHSVLEESLATYHLRGESTEEGVGEGRRTSDDDGNGDDNGGQQQPATPPSPPPSPATAEPEASQDAPAPESDPSSD, via the exons ATGGGTGCATTCCTGGACAAGCCGAAGACGGAGAAGCATAGTGCCCACGGCGAGGGCAATGGGCTGCGTTATGGCCTGAGCTCCATGCAGGGCTGGCGGGTGGAGATGGAGGACGCCCACACAGCTGTGGTGGGCCTCCCCCATGGACTCACCGACTGGTCCTTCTTTGCAGTCTACGATGGCCATGCAGGCTCCCGGGTGGCCAACTACTGCTCCGGCCACTTGCTGGAACACATCTTGTCAGGAGGGGCCGACTTCAGTTCAGGATCCGGCTCCGTGGAGGGCGTGAAGGACGGCATCCGCTCGGGCTTCCTGAACATTGACGAGTACATGCGCAGCTTCTCTGACCTGCGGCAGGGCCTGGACCGCAGCGGATCAACGGCCGTGTGCGTGTTGCTCAGCCCGACCCACCTCTACTTCATTAACTGCGGCGACTCGCGGGCCGTGCTGAGTCGAGACACCAAGGTGGGCTTCTCCACCCAGGACCACAAGCCCTGCAACCCCCGTGAAAAGGAGCGCATCCAGAACGCTGGCGGCTCAGTCATGATCCAGAGGGTAAACGGCTCCCTGGCTGTGTCCCGGGCCCTGGGGGACTACGACTACAAATGTGTGGATGGTAAGGGCCCCACGGAGCAGCTGGTGAGCCCCGAGcccgaggtgtgtgtgttggagcgGGCGGCCGAAGGAGACGAGTTTGTGGTGCTGGCGTGTGATGGAATCTGGGATGTCATGTCCAACGAGGAGCTGTGTGAATTTGTCCGCTCACGACTCCTGGTGTGTGATGACCTGGAGAAGGTCTGTAACTCAGTGGTGGACACCTGTCTGCATAAG GGGAGCAGGGACAATATgagtgtggtggtggtgtgtttaCCCGGAGCTCCCAAGATCTCAGAGGAGGCTgtgaagaaagaagaggagTTGGATAAGTACCTGGAGACCCGTGTTGAGG agCTACTGGTCAGCTGTGGGGAGGCGGGAGTCCCTGACCTGGTGTCTGTCCTGAGGAGCATTGCCACAGAGAACATCCCCAACCTTCCACCTGGCGGAGGCCTGGCCAGCAA ACGGAGTGTGATCGAGGCGGTGTACAACAAGCTGAACCCTCACAGAGAAGAGGAAGGG GCCTGTgcggggggagaggaggagagtgaggAGGGAGGTGGCAGCACGGCGGCTCATCTGCTGGAGGCTCTGAGGCAGTTCCGCCTGCACCACCGGGGGCAGTACCACTCGGTGCTGGAGGAGTCCCTGGCCACCTACCACCTGCGGGGGGAGAGCACTGAGGAGGGAGTAGGGGAGGGCAGGAGGACCTCCGATGACGACGGCAACGGCGACGACAACGGCGGCCAGCAGCAGCCCGCCACCCCTCCCTCGCCCCCACCCTCACCCGCCACTGCAGAGCCGGAGGCCAGCCAAGATGCGCCCGCCCCTGAGTCCGATCCCTCCTCTGACTGA